The genomic stretch AATCAATTCCACAAAACCCAATTGTAAAATCACAAATTACTGTGACAAAAGAATGACGACGAGGTGGACAACAACAATCGAAGATAGAAGGATGAAACACCAATCAAGCTTagaatttcaaacttaaaaagcGAACCCAATTTGAGTTACCTGTAATTTTAGCTTAGCCAAACTCAAGCTAATATATTctttattcaaactgaacttaaGTCAGAAAAGTGTGCGGGTTGAAGCTCGGTTCTTACCTACCCATTTTGTTAAATGAATGAAGAGCCTGTCATTCAATTGGGTCATTGCTCAATACACTCTGTTTAGAGTAGCGTTAATATTGTTATGATAGTGACCTCTCATACAAATCCTTGTAAAAATTCTTAAGAAACATTTATCAGATGATTCAAGGTATCGTTTAGTTATGAAATTTGGCTGCCCCACATGGTTCCTTACTCATTTACAGCTGAAGCGCTTTCTTCAGAAACATTTATCAGATGATTCATCGTATTGTTTagttatgaaatatatatttcttgctAACTGGTTATTTGTCAGTTAGTGATTTGTAAATCATTCAACCATCAGTTTTGAAActctaataaaatatcaaagGGTGTTTAAAACCCTTTACAGATATGAGGAAGTTCAAGAAATTGATGCACAAAAGATTTTCTGTCGTTGTTATCCTCAAgttatgattatttgatttaCTCAATTATTCTATTTGAGCTAGTTCGTgcctttttgttttctaaattaaaggaAATGGTTTTTGCCATCACTCACAGGCACAGGCTGATGACGAAGCATTAGCGAAGAAGAAGGCTACTGATGATTGGCTTCCTATTACTTCTTCAAGAAATGCAAAATGGTGGTATTCAGCTTTCCACAGTGTCACTGCCATGGTTGGAGCTGGTGTCCTCAGTCTTCCTTATGCCATAGATTAAATACCAATCTATTATATTAATGCTAAAAGAAATcaatatcttaattattttaatgaattttggtGCAAACCAGCTACAATGTCTTGTTTGACGAATGTATCCAGCTAGTTGGTTAAGActgatattaatataaagaaagaCTAATTAATTGGAAGTCTTTAACAATGATGCATGCATTGAGAGCGACATTAACCTACTACAATATCTTAAGTTTATTTGATAGATACGTTTATAATAAACTATAATAACAACTTAAAGTTTTGAAATACTAACAAATACACAGTTTTGATATTTTGGATAAGATTTCAAATAGGTTGGGATTAATCCTATGTGCGTTTGTGAAGATAAATAGAATTTATAGCCATCTCTTCGTTAAATTCTAGGTGTACCTTGGCAACGAAGATCACTTGTAAAAGATAACTAATAACGTGCGACATGGCTTTATGTAAGGTCCCAGACAACTTGGAGGTCATTCTTAGCTATGCTGACTCTACTGATATTGTCGATTGCCTTCATGCTGGAGTGTTCCTGAAAGGAAGGAAAGAGGTAAGTACCTTGTATCATTTTTACTGTTAATTTTTGAGCTAGCAATCAACTtcaataataaatcaatattgCAGAAGTTTTGGTTCGACAAGACTTCTGGTTCCAACGCATTCATGTTGTTTGCAAGGGATTTCTCAATCACTCGGGGAAATGATCAACGTTACTGGAAGTGGACCTCCATAATAGATGAAAATGGGTATGtataatatctataaatatttgttaattgtaCCTTTATTTCCTCTTACTAGTAGGGGTTAATCTAATCCAAACAGGTTTGGATCAAATTTACAATTTGGTTTGATCAAGCCAGTCTCAAGCTTAAGTTCCAATTGCCGCTAAAATtcgaaataatatttttcattaaataataagCTTAAGTTCctcttttcattaaataatatttttataatggcAATTACAAATGCTACAAAAATTcgaaataatttaatcaatatttagaGAGATAGGTATGTAAAACTATTATTcacttaatcaaaatttaaattttcattataaataagaaGTACAAGTTTATATTCctccaaaacatatatttaactagttgatcaaaatttgtatacaaaagtatatgaataaaaaaaaaaaagaaactttattACTTTCAATCTTAATAAGCTCTaaggaaaaattgaagaaatataGCTTCAAAGGATCAATTGTTCATATTATGtaatctagaaaaaaaaaaagagataaaaaaattgatgttaaaagaatataattaaaacaaattaattcataCTATAACcgaaaaatttcaaaataaaaaatcacatatcaatttaaaacaatatcaagcatataaaaaaatataaatatcttcaaaatatagaaatttagaTCTAcctaagataaaataaaaattagaaaagaaaaaaactaattaaaataaaacaaaaatctacgaaataaaaataaaaagaagagccatcaaacaagttataaaaaaaaaaaaatccaatactAAAAATCCTGCAAAACCACAACATTACCCCAAAACAAAATAGATAATAGAAATAATCTCAAATAACAGaagaaatatcttaaaatatagaaatattttataaaaatgaaaatcaaactaaaaaaaaaaaaacagagtttaatcaatcaaaacttatacaaaactctaaaatttgtgGAACCAATCAaacttatcaaataaaaaagtaaaatattttattaaaattaatcagaaaccaattaaataaattataagaaaaatatcatttttaatataataaattacctgattaatataaaagtaattaaacTTTGCTTGGAATCTCTCAGTGCTTTTCTTgaagtaataatttttctccCTTATCCAATTTCTGTTAAGACCTTATCTCTATTatgcaaaattttcaaattaatatattaagaaaatatttttatagtggtaattattataaatgtcacaataaattattatgatttttagtgGCTTTTAATATGAATgtcataacaaaaatatcactaaatatttttatagcgtcaattataataaatatcacaataaaatattaattttttcgaCTTATCATATCTTGTAGTGGTTTTTTATAAAATGCCACAAAAAATGTcagtaaatgttatttttgttgtagTGCATTGACCACTTGGTCACATTGTTCATCATGTTAAATGAACTCAAACTCGAGTGGAGCACTATACCTTCAATCAAATGGTGTTGGGTGAATCCATCCCTCGTTACTAAATGTATGAAAGTTGTCTTTTGGCAGTGGTGTCGAAGTGGAGGTGGTTGAGGCGGTGGAAATAAATTGGCTTGAGGTGAAAATTGATTTCCCCATAAAAATGCTCACCCCAAGGACTTCTTACAAAGTTTCATTTATCTTaatgaagaaagaagataataagGGATTTGACAAACCAGTAAAGCTGAAACTCCTTCTGCCCAACCAAGAGCCAGTTGAACGTACACAAGATTTGAGTTCTATGTCGATAAATGAATGGACAGAGATCCCAGTTGGTGACTTTATAACCCCTTGTGATCATACTTCTGGAGACATAGAAATCTCTATGGCACAGATTGGTAGTAAATATATGACAAAAGGGCTTGTCATCAACAAAATCCTCATTTGTCCAGTAACGAAGGATTGGAAGGAGCTTAGTGGGGAGAATAATTGGGATGGTCTCTTGGATCCTCTCAATGTTGACCTTAGCAAGTTTATAACTGTATATGGTGAAAGACTTGATGCCATTTATGACTGCATAATTACAGATGAAACTTCACCAGAGTATGAACTTCCCATGTATAagaaaaaagagtttttttCTAAAGTTGGCCCAGACAAAGGCAAAGCGAGACAAATATACGAGGTTAAAAAGTATATCTATACGTGGGACAATGTTTCTTTTCCGGTCAAATTGTTATTTCCAAACAGATCTGCTTGGATTGGTTATGTGGCAGTGGCTACAGATGAAGGAACGAGATTGCTAGGAAGGAGAGACATTTTGGTTTGCTGGAGAGGAACTTACAATAACACAGAGTGGGAAAAGAATACCAGTTTCTCGCAAACCCATGCTGAAGTCATATATCCGACTGTCCCTGAAGCCATAGATTCGACTGTCCCTGAAGCTGAGGTGCACAATGAATTTTACTCCATCTACACAATGCCAAATTCAAGATACGGGAACAAAAGTGCTAGAAATCAGGTAAGCTCTTTCTATTATTATATCTAAGATTACAATTACATTAGTTCTTAAGGTGGATTCAATTTGAGCTAAACTACATGGATGAATAGTATTAACCATTGTCACTGAATTGATAAACAAGCTAATATCAAGCTTAGCTGAATCTTCAGTTCGAGattgattaattcaaattgagcaATAGATTCTAACAGAATTAACTCAGATCGGATTTACCCCTATTAGTCCATTGATATTCCACTATTGCAGGGTTCATGACTATTGCtttttaatgtttcatttgTGTAGGTTGTAGATGAAGTTAAGAATTTGGTAAATTTATACCAAGATGAGGAAGTTAGTATAACAATAACAGGACACGGTGTAGGTGCAGGTCTTGCTACATTGAACGCAGCTGATATAGTTtccaataaatataataagccTGATCATAATCCAGAGGACAAGGAATTCTTAGTCACAACCTTTGTGTTTGGGAGCCCTAAGGTCGGGGACATAGCCTTCCAAACTGAATTCAATAAGCATATACTAGAGAGGAAGCTACGTCTCCTGCGCATCGAAAATGTCGAAGACTTAATCACCATGATGCCACTCGGAAACTACGTTAAAGTGGGAAATGAGATAACATTTACCCAAACCAGTGCAAGCTCAGATGAGTATGACAAGATAAAATCTGTTCATAGTTTGaagaattatattaaagaaatttGTGCACTACCATATTCCTCACGCGAGGCGTCATATATTCCTTCCTTCGAAGAAGAGTCGGGCTGGGGTTTTTCTTAATTCTAGTTTATTTGTAAGTGCCGGTTGGCACGTTTGTGTGATTGACTTATGTACAAAGCCATTTGAGCAATCTGCCTTGTGTTGTGTGTGGAAGAAAATCTGCCCCACGTTGTATGAGTGTGAGTGGAAGAAATTTGATATTTCCTTGGTATGTAATAACTTTTTTAACACGTACGCTTAGAAAGATTAGTATATACAAGCAACTGGTTACATGCtgataaaaaaaatggttttattttttgtcttaatAACCTAATACACGTCTTAATAGTTTAGGAGTTTATAGAACATTTAACAAATCTTATGTTATCATTTCATAATGACATAGATGAGTATGGCAAGATAAGAACTCATCATGATTTGaagaattatattaaagaaatttGTGGACTACCATATTCCTCATGCAAGGTGTCCTATAAGTCGGACTGAGGTTTTTTTCAAGGTATACTAAACCAACCGGACTAGCCAAACTATAAAACAGTACATGCAGACGAGTTCTATAGGGCAAAAACCCatttttttacaagtttttgGACTGGAAATCACAAAAATTATTCCCTGGCTAACAGTACCAAAAAAAAAGGACTGTAACAAAAGGAAAATTAGTCATTAAAAGtctattttctattattaaagaatttttatgtCGTCACCGGTCATTATGGTTTCTGCCACTAGAAGTATTAATGACGAGAAGAAAActcttattattaatacaaataacgGGGTGTAAGTTTCATTGTTCAAAAtagtaatatcaataattaatatccttatcattataacaatatttatcaatcCTATTCATAATATCAACGATAAATATCTCtgttattataacaatatatatcaatcaataaacataatatcaacgATGAGTATCCTTGTCGTCATAGTAATATTTATCggtcactaaatataatattaataatgaatatcaccgttgttataataatatttacccatcacaaaatatattatcaattatgaatattttcatCGTTATAACAatgttgataataaaaatttgatttcaaaatatgATTGATATCGAATATGTTCTAAGCACAATTATCTCAAAATCTTCATATAAtccacaattataaaaaattagaagaaaactataaagtttttattatgataatcttttcttataatcaaaactaaaaaattgttataaataacATAAGAATCTATGTATCACATACAATTAAGTGTTTTATGATTCACTTGTATCTTTAAGTACCTATAAATGGATGCAACCTGCAGCAATGTACAGCGACAAAATGAAACTTGATGCCCGAGCTGAAACATATTCAATTCTGTCAACCAGGTGAACACTATTTTACTCAAAGCAAATGATTGACaatcaaagaaaattatttatctaaaaaagtACAGCATACATTAAATACACCAATGCTAATAGTTGAGAGCACGCAGATGATCgtataaaaaatagttgttaTTAATACATCAATCTTCGATTTGGAAAGAGcatcaaaacaaacaattacGTGAATCCAAGCATagatctaaaatataaaatacctTTCCGAGACCTTCTTCCATTATTGCACTTGTTGGTGACAACATTTCAGACATGCCAGGCCCTCCCTTAGTCCCTTCTCCTCTTATGACAACCACTTTTCCCTGGAATATGACAAATATAAGGAAAAACAGATCCTCCAAAATTGCTATGATACAGTGAGAAGAAGAAAATCCATGAGCTTATGGAAGAAAACCTGAAGTTCTACATGTTCATGAAATCCCAAGccaaaaacatattaaaatatacatGGCAATAAGTTATATCCATACTGAAAAGAGACTTCTAAGTTGCTACGAAAGGAGTTCAGAAGTTTTACTTTCAGGAGTAGGAACTCCTCTTGacatttatcattttaatccCCCATATACTCAAAAGAAATTATAGCTTAGgccaaaacaaaattacccatgattatgttagaaatttcctgaTGTGGGTGGTAAGTGTTGTCGTCTACACCCAAATTAAACTCCTAAATTCctagaacaaaaaaaatatagtaaaagaaAGTAGAGATTGTTCCCTTGAAGAGTTCCAATTAGTAAGCCATTACTTATCTTGCAAAACAATGAAACTGAGGGGTTTCTGAATTAAATacgaattataattaaaagcaGTAAATAAAAATCGatgaaataatcaattaaacaaaccttggtctacaaTCACATCCATCATTGAAACCacgattgatcatcgacacccaagagtatcaaattaattatgcaaatattttttatggtatTAATTACTTGTCTctccttatgattagttaaccaaaaacatgtattctagTTAACCCTTATAGATTAACAACTCGGAtacgatctcaaatttaattaatcaatagcattaagaattagagagaccaacgaaacaagacaacacaagcgtacgacattgcatttaatccagttgattatttttctaGGAATTACAATTCCTGACacaacaaacaataaatcccAATTGctacttcgattagatggattgaacaattacggattcaacacaTAAACTAGCagttgattatattaattgataaactaatcacGGGCCTTAACCATCagccaacacaatcatgaaaaataattcagaaaaataatcaatacttgaataattaaaaagatgcattaaagaacaaaaatctcacaatcCACGTTGTTCATGGTtttagatcccttcaaccaagagaaaagagTTTAGCCATTGTAAGCCATGCTCATATCTCCAATTCTCCAGATGAGATAATGATAATCCCCccgaaattaaaatatatatatatatatatatatatatatatatatatatatatatatatatatatatatatatatatatatatatatatatatatatatatattcctcaaaaagaaatagatatatATCCTCCCCcaaaaaatatccttccttatctataTCCCTTATGTCTCTAAAACATTTCCCTTTTCCAGCTAATAATCACCcattttctaggaagcaaattttgacttttttagaATATCTCAACTGATCTggacttcaaaatttaaatttcgaAATTTGCTCTTGTCATTGCATGTGCCCACGCCTAGTTAGCATCACAAATTTTGTTGATTAGTAAGTTTGTTCCAATTTTAATCTTCTTGGCCCAACTTAGCTTTGAAAATGTTCAAAGCTGCCTAAgtgcaaaaagataaataatttcattagattgaattaaattttcacacaacataagagaattagaaatcaaaataatgacaattaacaACGTTATCAAAATTTGCCAcacttatatttttcttgtcCTCGAGCAATCCGCAATtaccatttaaaataaaacaaaaaggttccatcaatttctttctcatgataccaaaaagtgtgcataccttaggATTCAAATCAACCAAGACTTAAGCAATAacaaatatcataattaaattttacaagGAGATGCACACAAAGACAAATTAAGACAATTGCCTTCTAAAACATGTATGAAGTTTTTGGTGAATCTCCTCACGGTTATCCCTCATaccactcatgtgtttaatggtttaGTGTTTCACTCAAGTTCTTCTAAtacaaacattctaccataggcttgcttatgcaccaaatctccaccacttagattatatacatgcataaatcaaaaggactttattttaggttgtaatggggtttCGGGTGCAGGTGAGAATTAATTGATACAAAAGGTCAGAACCATGAGCATTAACAAAGCATTTAAATACATAGAGGGAACAAAAATCTAAGATTGAGACCATTACATTCACTACATTTCTTTTGTAATTCTTTGCtactgttattttattctttttttttttcttttttcttgaataattAAGAGAATTTGGGAGTGaagataacaacataaggcaGTAGCAATAACAAATCTTCATAGCAACTTCTTTTCGTAATCTTGTTCTAATGCATTTAAGTCCCCCTTTCCCCTCACACTTAAATTTTTCAGGATAGCAGATTCTCcaagaaacaaaattcaatctaaatgcCCTGCTAACATTCATGGTTAGGTGAGACATTTACTTGAAAGCTtaggtttgtaatatggttttagttCAAAGAATCAAAGGCATTGTAAGGCTTGAgaggctaactagggaaattgaAACAGTTTGGCTTTTTGAGCTAAAGGGTTTAAACAATAatgtctttatcattttcatgcatgcatatatcaATACGATCTTGAAatggttcaaagcaagttctagagatatattcacatagGAGAATaccactcatcaaagaaaacacaGATTGATATGtctgtttcaatcttttttcaaCTCAAAACTCACTGGTTAAATCAATTCatctcaacttcaaacaaaactCTATCACTTAATTATCCAAATGTGTTTAAGTGAATACTCctagttaatctaacaaatcagtgtgtATTGCTCTCATACTTGATCAGCTAAATCTTATGGCTTacacataatttaattcattcaaaatgaagTTAATGGAAATGTTTGGTTGACTAAACCAGGAAAGAGTACACCAGCTACCatagcaacaaaaaaaaaacacaaacaaaaaccaaactttAACCAACAAAGAACaacaacacaaacaaaacaagaggaaaaaaaataaggcataatcagaagaagaacaataCAAAGAAGAACAGAACAGAAGAACAGAAgacaagtaaagaaaaaaaacaaaaaaataaaacacaggTAAACCCTTCCCCATACTAAAACCAAgtattgtcctcaatgtttaaacatAACACACACAATAAATAAAgctgaaatataaaagaaaagggagGAGAAAACTTCTCTAGATCtgtggaaaaagaaaacaatcaaCATGATAGAGAAGGGGGATAAGGTAGCGTGAACCCTTGAGAATAAAAAATTGCCATCAGATTGTGTGCCATGCAATCTAATTTCTGTTCAAATTTATGCAGCAATACATGAAGGTTGTCGAACGAAGAAGCATAGGATGATGATGGAATGTCCGCTGGTTGGTAGGTGTTGGTGCAGTTGTTTCTGCTATTGTTCTCTGATGCCTACTAGGGCGAGAAGAAGGCATTGTTGCTGTTCGGGGTTGCATGAAGCCAAAACTGCCATCTACTTGTTTTGTCACAATTCCCATCCTGTTTAAACAAGTCATATCCAATGGTTCCATTTTACAAGCAAAATGCATGTTATGGTTAGAAATATCCAATAAACCCAAACTAATTGCtaattgagtgatataagaaCCAAGAATCAAAggcttatttttcttttagacCACCAATTGGAATTAAGTGAGCAACTAAAAACctaaattaacttgaatattatgctcCATACACCACAAGAGATAAAACTCAACCGTAGCAAAAAGTACCTAAACTATCTCATctctttgaaaaattaaaagctaaaaaatgttgtaaatatttaaaCCTAGGACTTTTTAAATAAGCACTCTTTGAAGAACTATGGTTATATGGAGCAGAATCAACCCACCATTCAGGCCACAATTCAATAGGTTTAAACTCAAGACTGTAATGACACGGGGAATGTACATATCGCTCACTCTTACATCATCCTTTTTCAGAAGCCCATGGCAATGTTAAActtagaaattgaaaatgaacatTCTCTCGCCATTATTCTAAATTTAACTATCCCCTTAATAAATAAGTCAAACTCCTCATTATCATTAAACTAAAATGTTGTGTAAAATTCACATGTTAGCTCAATAAAGGTAGCACAATTCATATTTACGTAATTTTTCCAATCCATCTTATCAACTAGCCAATCAAATTCATTACGAATGCCCAATTGATCAAAAGTCTGAGTATGAATATACTTACAAGGGTagattttttgttcatatatggACCCATAACTCTGTTGGTCTTGTCCATCAATAAGGTGTTGAATTCACCCAGTTTGAGTTTTAGGCTACTAGAGAGTTTGACTGCTTCCCTATTTGTGTGCAAGAATGTAGACTAGATTGGGTTGAAAGAATGGCGCACTGTCATGGCTGAGGCAATGGCTAGGAAGATGATGATTAAGGCATTGATCAGGAGAGAGATAATGAAGAATGTGAATTTTGATTGACAAAAGATGTTTCTGGTTCTGGTGATGGCTCGGGTGTAAGGGGTTTTCAGCGGGTGGCCCTTGTTGGCTTTTTATGATGTGAGCGAGTTTTTGCCATGGCAGTTTAGGAGGACAGTGCGGCTAGGGCTTGAATGAGAGGGAAGGTGACAcgtgtttttattttgtaaatatggcttctaaaaacaaaaccataatatACTCACATGTAAGCATATTAGccctttatattaaaaaaaaaaaacatagcaAGGTCTAAACATTGACAGAAACCATGAGCCAACCCCAAAACACTGAAATACATGATTGCTCTCTTgtgaacatttacagaaggcCAATTAATACTCAggcaaaaaaaggaaaacaacgCCACAATAgcataaaactgaaaaataaaaaaataaaatgaacctgatttaaaataacaaaataattgccaaacaaacataaaaaatcttaaaactgaaatttaaaaccaaaattgaaacatgtaaaactgaaatttaaaaacaattgcctatgaaaattaaaattgagaatTAAATACAATgagattgaaagcttgggttgcctcccaagtagcgccttCATTTGTTGTCATTGGCTCGATGTAATGCCTCTGTTTATTGATCAATGTAGATGGGATCTCTCAACTCCAATTCTTCTACATTTTTCAGTTTGCAATCCTTCATAAAAAGGTTTTGAGTCTGTGACCATTAACTTTGAACACCCTCGTGGTTGCTAAGCTCTGAATTTCTACTGCACCATACAGAAACacgttagtaacaacaaaaggtcTAGTCCAGTAAGATCACAATTTACCTAGAAACAACCataattttgaatgataaagTAGAACTTTTTGGCCAACTGAAAATTCTGTTCcggaaatcattttgtcatgaaatgactttgttttctctttatacATTCTTGAGCTTTCGTATGCTTCATTgcgaatttcttctaattcttgtagttgtaattttttatgttcacCGCTCTCATCCAAGTTCATATTACATTGCTTAACAGCACAATATGGCTTATGCTCTAATTCAGTTAGAATAT from Mangifera indica cultivar Alphonso chromosome 6, CATAS_Mindica_2.1, whole genome shotgun sequence encodes the following:
- the LOC123219737 gene encoding phospholipase A1-IIgamma-like — protein: MALCKVPDNLEVILSYADSTDIVDCLHAGVFLKGRKEKFWFDKTSGSNAFMLFARDFSITRGNDQRYWKWTSIIDENGGVEVEVVEAVEINWLEVKIDFPIKMLTPRTSYKVSFILMKKEDNKGFDKPVKLKLLLPNQEPVERTQDLSSMSINEWTEIPVGDFITPCDHTSGDIEISMAQIGSKYMTKGLVINKILICPVTKDWKELSGENNWDGLLDPLNVDLSKFITVYGERLDAIYDCIITDETSPEYELPMYKKKEFFSKVGPDKGKARQIYEVKKYIYTWDNVSFPVKLLFPNRSAWIGYVAVATDEGTRLLGRRDILVCWRGTYNNTEWEKNTSFSQTHAEVIYPTVPEAIDSTVPEAEVHNEFYSIYTMPNSRYGNKSARNQVVDEVKNLVNLYQDEEVSITITGHGVGAGLATLNAADIVSNKYNKPDHNPEDKEFLVTTFVFGSPKVGDIAFQTEFNKHILERKLRLLRIENVEDLITMMPLGNYVKVGNEITFTQTSASSDEYDKIKSVHSLKNYIKEICALPYSSREASYIPSFEEESGWGFS